The following is a genomic window from Calliphora vicina chromosome 5, idCalVici1.1, whole genome shotgun sequence.
atataattttccgaccctataaagtatatgtatatattctggatccttatagatagcggagtcgattaagccatgtccgtctgtctgtctgtccgtctgtctgttgaaatcaattttctgaagaccccagatatcttcgggatccaaatcttcaataattctgacagacatgctttcgagaagtttcctatttaaaatcagcaaaatcggtcctctaatggctgagatataaggaaaaaaccaggacaacctcgatttttgacctatatctggattactaagtcattaatatagatatcaaatgataaatatttcaaagacctttgcaacaacgtatataagactatagtaagttggacctacaatgggtcaaaatcgtaaaaaatattttttaacctcaatttttttttttcacaaaaatttttttttttaaatttgaaaaaaaatttaaatttaaaaaaaaatattttaaataataattcgaaaaaaaaattccaaaaaattaaaaaataactttgcaaaaaaaataaattttgtttacctaaaaatatttaaaatttgtattttgaagtataatttggtgaagggtatataagattcggcacagccgaatatagctctcatacTTGTTCTAGTACacgttttgtttgaaattggcACCTCCAGAACTGGTTCTAAAGAAAAGGACAATTCGCAATAATTTAGTTTGAACAGGAATAACCCcattactgattttttttttatttcttccaGTCTCACATCTGCATTGAACAAACCGCCATCGATTTGTTAGCACAAAATATAAATGTGTTTGTGGTGGCTGATTGTGTGGCTTCGCGAGTCCATCAGGATCGTAATATGGCTTTGAAACGTTTGCAGTCCACTGGTTGTTTTATAACAACAACCGAATCAGTTATATATCAGCTTTTGCGTGATAAAAATCATCCCAgatttaatgatttaaaaaaattattagtggCCAAGTCACTGGATATGGAAATCAAATCATAAGCTGACTTTTTCTTTAAGTGTATTTGAAGTTgagagtaaaataataaaataaaataaaaaactaaataaataaaattttaaaatgtttcattaatTAGTTAATGATGATGTTTTTTGTCGCCTTCATTTTTCTCAGCTTTTGGATGATTTTTAATATACTCCAAGGCCTTTAAAATGGCCGGTGGTGTGGGTGGTGCTGTGGGTATCACATCTCCATGGGGATGATAGCCATTGGCATCTGCCGTATAGCTGACCTTTACGGGGACACCCTCTTTAGTTGTGTAATGGAATTCACCATGTACCTCCTTCTGATCGCCAGCCTCATCGGCACCAATGCCGTTGGTGATATCGTAGCCATAGGAGAAATGTCCATGGCCATCATCCTTTTTGAATTCTTTGTTGACATGAGCATGGGCATCATCATCAACTGCCGAGACCCAGGCCACTAGCGTTAACAATAAAACCTGTGtaaaaccaataaaattttcaaaatattttttaatcgtttagaatttttaaaattttcttacgTATTTCAACATTTTGCTGTAGAATTTTGTCTTAACTTTGtactttaaattttcaaatgaaactgtgtttaataaaattttattacactTATTTATATAAATCGATTTTACAATTAAGCCTgtttttttgattgtttttttaaaaaaaattgtgaaacgttttgttttatttttttatgatttttgtttaaactggTTGTCGGTTAAATTTCAATCGTTTTTGtacaattatttgtatttaaccTTTAGGGTAATTTAAGTTTAATATAGAACATgcatttaattgtataaaaaaatcaatcgcTTAAtcatgaattaatattaaaatgtccATCATTTTCAGTAACTGCTCATAAACCTCCAGATTCTTGTTATGTTTCAGATCATTTATTGTACTCTCGAGTAAGTTTTTATCAGGATATTTCTATAAGACACGAGGAAAATGTGATATAAAGGCTCAATAGACATTACGAAatggttaactgtcaaacgaactgtcagAATGCGATCTTTTTTTGActtttatgatcagtatactctggtcaatcatcatgaatagattgactcTTGACGCtaacaaattatccaaatttactttgaaaatcagtcatcgattcaCGCAATTTATAGACGacttttttatcacaaaattgtgttcagcgatgaggctaATTTTTGGCTTAAAGATGGAGTTAGTTCAATCCACAACAGACCCTATAGACTCTAATTACATCCAGAGAAAGGCACCATTAGATGCGGTCTATACGCTGGTGGCATAATCggaccttatatcttcaaaaatgaAGCCGGAGCTTGTGTTACGGCCAATGGAGATCGTTACAGCACCATgataa
Proteins encoded in this region:
- the LOC135960645 gene encoding pupal cuticle protein Edg-78E-like; the encoded protein is MLKYVLLLTLVAWVSAVDDDAHAHVNKEFKKDDGHGHFSYGYDITNGIGADEAGDQKEVHGEFHYTTKEGVPVKVSYTADANGYHPHGDVIPTAPPTPPAILKALEYIKNHPKAEKNEGDKKHHH